Proteins encoded within one genomic window of Aspergillus nidulans FGSC A4 chromosome VII:
- a CDS encoding chromatin segregase YTA7 (transcript_id=CADANIAT00008053) yields MARIKRSLEEIANKSDSDDDDYSDHPVRNSRRSASKSKSRKKNRPTKKRARRDSDDDIVSDEDEISEFDDEFDFEGSPEEEDVDAPRTARGTVARRAATNRPVYNEGSDSIEDEEEEDEEDVVPSPKKVVKLKVNALKRQAFSDNPTGTRRTTRRNRDPSEDIYALTNSGRHVQTVQKGTHSPEAERGRRSSRGSKRAPEVEGEADEADAKMEDPEVIEETLTEIKTSQLEIQESAPNSFRDDDGQDAPAEDEGFVPESENGEGNTKVDEDDDDDDDDDEGPTTRRRNRPNRNQNTQEATQQDEEENGLRRSSRKRPKSSQRKDDEESDFEPEEDDTHDEDELSQSGKSQGSPRKTSQAHDDDYESSTGRRPGLRKRASRSRGESEAVDIAEELAEELQDLRGGRPRRRAQQEIVYEKPRRSRKNVDYRIIRPDLVLPIEEAENEVNESPSRRGRGGGGSTWQRSLFPTYGPFGGGGPSAILGPPGAHAATGGVDSDSSDDEGMQHPKGSISGPAGGNLPLPGVFGAQTHSTDAVQGHSGTPANLGRVKDKQALADADPLGVDMIVNFDNVGGLQGHIDQLKEMVSLPLLYPEIFQRFHIVPPRGVLFHGPPGTGKTLLARALANSVSSEGRKVTFYMRKGADALSKWVGEAERQLRLLFEEARKTQPSIIFFDEIDGLAPVRSSKQEQIHASIVSTLLALMDGMDGRGQVIVIGATNRPDSIDPALRRPGRFDREFYFPLPNTEGRRAILDIHTKGWDPPLPNSIKDELAEITKGYGGADLRALCTEAALNAVQRRYPQIYKSDKKLLIDPRTIEVAPKDFMLAIKNITPSSERSTGSGASKLPKTVEPLLRQPLAELKSILLEILPQRKRLTALEEAQYEDSVESSMGFQREQMQQEFERSRVFRPRLLLRGALGMGQQYLAGALLHHFEGLHVQAFDLPTLLSDSTRTPEAAVIQLFAEVKRHKPSVIYIPGLQNWSQTVGQAVISTFMGLLRSIPPTDPVLLLGVLESSEDIDATLVRNLFGYSKKNIFELSPPGQEARYEYFAKVIDLIKASPSHLPDPDNRKKRQLEELEVAPPPPPPEKPPLSKEELKAQKKKDYQTLNLLKIRIQPIMDQIKKYKRFRTGVIDESQIRYLWEEEDPNIVTSDLPIEQRTTFRPFEKAQDKHGVPGLRETVSGKFFYNLEIVTIEKRLSNGYYKRPKDFLADIKRIAKDARQLNDQERLLRANELLSNVEVDIATIEQTEPALVAECENVYLRELEREKIAIEKAKKAQEEEDAIAYGAANRVPRGNTDSDPTSGPVVLGASFPDLGPQIPGRPVTPTRRSTVSFMTNGYHRGDGSDLNDSNATNGSHETHPDGDGDTYMTNSDQSAGRDTQVSSFGPSAQPKPAYSMTAPSQQVRRESGLSSFSQRGPMTPMAPGSQPADYINEASTTQTTSDKKSSEQSSHPHHYTQSPVVIHGTRQDYPDLTLYPDRVSQEEHLPDTQQGDSSQPSPPQLRESQVVRAEVQSQPKSQPPVPLFDAASRQPTALQALLNEEDESPKLIIDHEYVRNLHKEMAQRTSGCSVEQLEQINSALMDVLWHTRCDWNRSKVAAGIQHAFNDVLEDMQAVQEIGPISQKTQDQLHSMY; encoded by the exons atggcccgTATCAAAAGATCCCTGGAAGAGATCGCGAATAAATCCGActcagatgatgacgactACAGCGACCACCCCGTTCGTAACAGCCGGCGTTCTGCCTCGAAGTCGAAGTCGAGGAAGAAAAACCGTCCTACGAAGAAAAGGGCGCGGCGCGATTCCGATGATGATATAGTCTCCGATGAGGACGAAATTAGCGAATTCGATGACGAATTTGACTTCGAAGGGTCgcccgaggaggaggatgttgacGCTCCGAGAACAGCCCGGGGAACAGTCGCGCGCAGGGCCGCCACAAATAGGCCAGTCTACAACGAGGGCTCAGATAGtattgaggatgaggaggaagaagatgaagaagacgttGTTCCCTCTCCGAAGAAGGTGGTGAAGCTGAAAGTCAATGCGCTGAAGCGGCAAGCGTTCTCGGATAATCCTACAGGCACTCGGCGTACCACTCGACGAAATCGCGATCCGTCTGAAGACATATATGCATTGACGAACTCGGGGCGCCATGTTCAGACGGTGCAAAAAGGCACGCATAGtccagaagcagagcgcGGTCGCCGCTCGTCGCGCGGGTCTAAGCGCGCTCCCGAGGTCGAGGGTGAGGCTGACGAAGCTGACGCGAAGATGGAGGATCCCGAGGTTATCGAGGAGACTTTGacagagatcaagacctCACAGCTGGAGATCCAAGAGAGTGCACCTAACTCTTTCAGAGATGACGATGGACAAGATGCGCCAGCCGAGGATGAAGGCTTTGTGCCAGAATCTGAGAACGGTGAGGGAAATACGAAAgtagatgaggatgatgatgatgatgacgacgacgatgaggggCCAACTACAAGGCGACGGAATAGACCTAACCGCAACCAAAATACTCAAGAAGCCACACAacaagacgaagaagaaaatggacTCCGTCGTTCCAGTCGTAAGAGACCGAAGTCTTCGCAGCGAaaagatgacgaggagagcGATTTCGAgccagaggaagacgacacacacgacgaggacgaatTATCCCAGTCTGGAAAGTCCCAAGGTTCCCCGCGAAAAACCAGCCAAGCTCACGACGATGATTATGAAAGCTCAACCGGCCGGCGCCCGGGCCTCCGTAAGAGGGCTTCTCGGTCACGTGGGGAGTCAGAAGCGGTCGATatcgctgaagaactggCTGAAGAACTTCAAGATCTTAGAGGAGGCCGCCCGCGCCGCAGAGCACAGCAAGAGATTGTTTATGAGAAGCCCCGGCGCAGCCGCAAGAACGTTGATTATCGCATTATCCGCCCGGATTTGGTCTTGCCGAtagaggaggcggagaatgaAGTCAACGAGTCCCCTTCGCGTCGAGGCCGTGGTGGAGGTGGCAGTACCTGGCAGCGCTCACTATTTCCAACCTATGGACCCTTCGGAGGCGGCGGGCCGTCTGCGATTCTGGGACCACCAGGAGCACATGCTGCAACTGGAGGAGTTGATAGCGACAGTAGCGATGACGAGGGAATGCAGCATCCTAAAGGGTCAATATCTGGACCTGCTGGCGGCAACCTGCCACTTCCTGGAGTCTTTGGAGCGCAAACCCACAGTACCGACGCGGTGCAAGGCCACTCTGGCACACCGGCAAACCTAGGCCGCGTCAAAGACAAGCAGGCACTAGCCGATGCAGATCCGCTGGGCGTCGACATGATAGTCAATTTCGATAATGTAGGAGGGTTGCAAGGCCATATTGAccagttgaaggagatggtgTCTCTTCCGCTCCTGTACCCGGAGATCTTCCAGCGGTTCCACATTGTGCCTCCCCGTGGTGTTCTCTTTCATGGACCGCCAGGAACGGGTAAAACCCTGCTGGCCAGGGCTTTGGCGAACAGTGTCAGCTCTGAGGGTCGCAAGGTCACGTTCTACATGCGGAAGGGAGCTGATGCGCTGAGTAAATGGGTTGGAGAAGCCGAAAGGCAACTTCGTCTACTATTTGAAGAGGCTCGCAAAACTCAGCCGAGTATCATCTTTTTtgatgagattgatg GATTGGCACCTGTCCGATCAAGTAAACAGGAGCAAATTCATGCGTCGATTGTCTCCACTCTTCTGGCGTTGATGGACGGTATGGATGGCCGTGGTCAAGTCATTGTCATTGGAGCTACAAATCGTCCGGACTCTATTGACCCTGCTCTCCGCCGTCCTGGCCGTTTCGACCGGGAGTTCTACTTCCCCCTGCCAAACACCGAAGGTCGTCGTGCTATCTTAGATATCCACACCAAGGGCTGGGATCCACCACTACCAAATTCGATAAAGGACGAACTTGCGGAAATCACAAAGGGTTATGGAGGTGCAGATTTGCGGGCTCTTTGCACGGAAGCCGCGCTGAATGCAGTACAGAGAAGGTACCCTCAGATCTACAAGTCGGATAAGAAGCTCTTGATTGATCCCAGAACGATTGAGGTTGCACCCAAGGACTTCATGCTGGCAATCAAGAATATAACCCCTTCTTCGGAGAGGTCGACAGGCTCAGGTGCATCAAAGTTACCGAAGACAGTTGAACCTTTACTACGTCAGCCTTTGGCCGAACTCAAGAGTATACTTTTGGAGATTCTTCCACAGCGCAAGAGGCTCACTgctctggaggaggcgcaATATGAAGATTCCGTCGAGTCGTCGATGGGCTTCCAACGCgagcagatgcagcaagAATTTGAGAGGTCGCGGGTTTTTCGACCGAGGTTGTTATTACGGGGCGCTCTGGGAATGGGTCAGCAGTACCTGGCGGGTGCTCTGTTACATCACTTCGAGGGTCTTCACGTTCAAGCATTTGATCTTCCTACACTACTGAGCGATTCTACTAGAACGCCTGAAGCGGCTGTCATCCAGCTCTTTGCTGAAGTAAAACGACATAAGCCTAGCGTTATCTACATCCCAGGCCTTCAGAATTGGTCTCAGACCGTTGGTCAAGCTGTGATATCAACGTTCATGGGCCTTCTACGGTCAATCCCTCCTACTGACCCTGTCCTTCTACTTGGAGTCCTTGAGAGCtctgaagatattgatgcTACGCTGGTGAGAAATCTATTTGGCTACTCGAAGAAAAATATCTTCGAGCTCTCACCACCGGGCCAGGAGGCACGGTATGAATATTTCGCTAAAGTGATTGACCTCATTAAagcttcgccttctcatCTCCCCGACCCTGACAATCGGAAGAAGAGACAGCTTGAAGAGTTGGAAGtagcgccgccgccgccgccgccagagAAGCCTCCGCTCTCGaaagaggagctgaaagctcagaagaagaaagattACCAGACACTAAACCTCCTCAAGATTCGAATTCAACCGATCATGGATCAAATCAAAAAGTACAAGCGGTTTAGGACAGGTGTCATTGATGAGTCTCAAATTCGGTATCtgtgggaagaagaagacccgaACATTGTCACAAGCGATTTGCCCATCGAACAGCGGACAACATTCCGACCGTTTGAAAAGGCGCAGGATAAGCACGGAGTTCCGGGTCTTCGGGAGACAGTGTCCGGCAAATTTTTCTACAACTTAGAGATTGTGACTATCGAGAAGCGGCTTTCTAACGGATATTACAAGCGACCCAAGGACTTCTTGGCGGATATCAAACGTATAGCCAAGGATGCACGGCAGCTAAATGACCAGGAACGTTTGCTCCGCGCGAACGAACTTCTATCCAACGTTGAGGTTGATATCGCTACCATTGAGCAAACGGAACCGGCGCTAGTGGCTGAATGTGAGAATGTTTACCTTCGGGAGctggagcgggagaagatcgCAAtagagaaggcgaagaaggctcaagaggaggaggacgcaATCGCATACGGCGCCGCAAACCGGGTCCCGCGTGGGAATACAGATTCGGACCCAACGAGTGGACCCGTGGTGCTAGGCGCCTCATTTCCAGATCTTGGTCCTCAAATCCCCGGCCGGCCTGTCACGCCTACACGCCGGTCAACTGTGAGTTTTATGACAAATGGATATCACCGCGGCGATGGGTCGGATTTGAACGATTCGAATGCAACTAATGGCTCGCACGAAACTCACCCTGATGGCGATGGGGACACATACATGACAAACTCTGACCAGTCGGCTGGAAGGGACACGCAGGTAAGCTCGTTCGGACCATCTGCCCAGCCCAAACCGGCCTACTCCATGACCGCCCCCTCTCAGCAGGTCAGGCGAGAATCGGGCCTATCGAGCTTCTCGCAGAGAGGGCCCATGACCCCCATGGCTCCGGGATCCCAACCAGCAGACTACATCAATGAAGCCTCGACAACGCAAACGACGTCGGACAAGAAGTCGTCAGAGCAGTCCTCTCACCCGCATCACTACACCCAGAGCCCCGTTGTCATCCACGGCACGCGACAAGATTACCCGGACCTTACCTTGTATCCCGACCGTGTTTCGCAGGAGGAGCATCTCCCTGATACCCAGCAAGGCGACAGCAGTCAGCCGTCTCCGCCCCAGCTACGCGAATCTCAGGTTGTGCGCGCTGAAGTCCAATCACAGCCTAAATCGCAGCCGCCTGTACCTCTTTTCGACGCCGCTTCCAGACAACCAACCGCTCTGCAAGCCCTTCtcaatgaagaggacgagtcGCCGAAATTGATCATTGACCACGAGTACGTGCGGAATTTGCATAAGGAGATGGCGCAGCGCACGAGTGGATGCTCTGTAGAGCAGCTCGAGCAGATCAATTCCGCGCTGATGGATGTGCTCTGGCATACCCGCTGCGATTGGAACCGTAGCAAAGTGGCCGCTGGGATTCAGCACGCGTTCAATGATGTCCTCGAGGACATGCAGGCCGTGCAGGAAATTGGGCCGATCAGTCAGAAGACGCAGGATCAGCTCCACTCGATGTATTAG
- a CDS encoding Sec63 complex subunit SEC66 (transcript_id=CADANIAT00008055), whose protein sequence is MVDWVTLIVPFAYLSVLIGSLATFSSLYRKRKARKATSLEPWFPSHLQRDIYFSLLHLDPPASATEKKVAVPESVLKAALLRRAQEDIRRVMTLRSQKQALSVLLQRGSVGDDLWQRFLRAEKEMEDEVRDVVTEANAYAPNWGQVIFQSANEMVNNEIVRERLDKHQKKLDEEKAWWEKKKASIQEGFMKELDAEKPGTVTTAAAATAAPEVAEGTQVAVGSKASASAAAPPAPTVTESDDDAVLVEADDQAGSAGQKSPGGGKKKKKGKK, encoded by the exons ATGGTGGACTGGGTCACACTTATTGTACCGTTTGCGTACCTCAGCGTTCTAATCGGCTCCCTTGCAACTTTCTCATCCCTCTaccgcaagcgcaaggcca GAAAGGCCACATCCCTAGAACCATGGTTTCCGTCACATCTACAACGAGACATCTACTTTTCCCTTCTGCACCTTGACCCGCCCGCCTCAGCaacagagaagaaggtcgCGGTCCCCGAGTCGGTCCTCAAGGCGGCGCTACTCCGCCGCGCTCAAGAAGACATTCGCCGCGTCATGACCCTTCGCAGTCAGAAGCAGGCTCTTTCCGTACTTCTTCAGCGGGGAAGTGTGGGCGACGACCTTTGGCAGAGGTTTCTGcgggcggagaaggagatggaggatgaagtGCGGGATGTTGTTACTGAG GCAAACGCGTACGCCCCCAACTGGGGCCAGGTAATCTTCCAGTCGGCAAACGAAATGGTTAACAACGAGATTGTACGCGAGCGGTTAGATAAACACCAGAAGAAacttgatgaggagaaggcttggtgggagaagaagaaggctagTATCCAGGAAGGGTTCATGAAGGAGCTGGATGCTGAGAAGCCGGGCACCGTcactactgctgctgctgctaccgcGGCGCCTGAGGTTGCTGAAGGTACGCAGGTTGCAGTTGGGTCGAAGGCATCTGCTTCAGCTGCGGCTCCCCCCGCACCGACTGTTACGGAGAGTGACGATGATGCGGTGCTTGTAGAGGCTGATGACCAGGCCGGGAGCGCAGGACAAAAGAGTCCTGGTggaggaaaaaagaagaagaaggggaagaaatga
- a CDS encoding uncharacterized protein (transcript_id=CADANIAT00008056) — MAKSGKKNKKGVKKGKSQEDAPAPQPEVPSTEPEQQQPAADTPQPEVPSTGPEQQQLAADTPQPEEAPELPTASTTGEEPNPLAKSEVTTQVVPEIVPDLKPVLESAPEREPEPEQTQNIEQSQTPSDPDIPSQTPLEDNDFTEITKHDTSSNQPPGMIDTQIEHIQEPSHDDLGVWEQLDTAEAEKNHDDTPIEQSNSVDQSEQSPITAPQSPTFTFAPETSTTEPTETWSAWEENDLTKASPAEEETATPKNDDHNSHVFTNPSGEIASTEPASESAQTSDLAPAPASQPEVELPLESELAKEAEPIQKPEPVKEPEPAAEPETFFSEPVEPIEVPEPVQKPETATSPEPVREPEPVQEPEVAITPEPVEEPEPVQVPEAVTAPESAIEPEPLATVEPAMGAEHTMEPAQEVTPPASKPQSPAPATASPSYKSASPMQRAVSPAAISVADTVDAPHAFPPPPAAPTPPPASPKTQDVPPLKDASYPTPRAAPPTPPSASPQYNSSYPTDQAYSPRQKSSPSHNTRKPSSPIPKISSPLAHAYTSPVMSPHTTSVPPMPPSFPPSVSHSYATAYQSPAMSTAGYFPPQYGYYQPTSHPHHTPRGPMAPNGPYPGLRDPGYPNEHDRSGRGGPMVPPDQEDARELLDRIQDAIPDINRLLGSYKHTKTKLQSREAEFKQMESQHKQALMHKDFFIEALQNQLRKTANESAEEATKLKNMINELRMELGNMEEKRKDMEEKLADSEASISSLEEKKTGLEEQIKKLNEQIEEERVAHSQELDRQRAEMEAEKEEALKTQKQELTELFEEIKAEDEKAAAEALAAREAELLEQQEAMKIEYEQQKQQMQNSHDTLQAEFDTKLAELATTQGDLEKKHQELEDTRHAHVEQVESLENQHQEKITEMERAWTEEKTGLETQLSEKSEELANSERENKRLEEDLLSKEKQLQLSVDNMRLTINNLDNDCDRLRKTLHSLGEATDLKNTKGDTFFLDCFGQLQRLIVTLSKEHFSYLPIDPPQEVLSKLPPELPSFLDNTPASRELRSAYVQHVVSKILTYRIFHPFLFTLGRRYDKADILFQMLSMDIRRKSVRREAFWRQQTLKAAYTTSDAKESINVVAAVIVDEISNSLKHFADPRRMDGLLTSIRKIVKLAAETWRHARVERELIIAALPAPEDGSVPGEDWEEYGVPKENSSGRTSPKTADFARHVVLRPFPRIIREAAHEDFLGDEGKASPCTYSRGSVLYSDSPIILARLQELAGKTTDAPVRREDSPPATGRLSRASTYYEPPSPRIPYAQDTLIEGATGPNFGTA, encoded by the exons ATGGCCAAGTCAGGCaagaagaataagaaagGCGTTAAAAAGGGCAAGAGCCAGGAGgatgctccagctcctcagcctgaAGTTCCCTCTACCGAGCCTGAGCAGCAACAACCAGCAGCAGACACACCTCAACCTGAGGTTCCCTCTACTGGGCCTGAGCAGCAACAACTAGCAGCAGACACACCTCAACCTGAAGAGGCGCCTGAGCTGCCAACTGCTTCTACGACAGGAGAGGAGCCTAACCCCCTCGCTAAATCAGAGGTTACGACCCAGGTTGTCCCAGAGATAGTACCAGATCTCAAACCGGTACTTGAGTCTGCGCCGGAAAgagaaccagagccagagcaaACGCAGAACATCGAGCAATCCCAGACGCCGTCTGACCCGGACATTCCTTCTCAAACACCGCTCGAAGACAATGATTTCACTGAAATAACCAAACACGACACTTCGTCAAATCAACCTCCCGGTATGATCGATACCCAGATTGAGCACATCCAGGAACCTAGCCACGACGATCTAGGCGTATGGGAACAACTCGACAcagctgaagcagaaaaaaacCACGACGACACTCCGATCGAACAGAGCAACTCTGTGGACCAATCCGAACAATCGCCAATCACCGCGCCGCAATCGCCTACGTTCACATTTGCGCCGGAGACTTCGACGACCGAACCTACCGAAACTTGGTCAGCTTGGGAGGAAAACGATTTGACTAAGGCTTCacctgctgaagaagagactgCCACCCCGAAGAACGACGATCATAATTCTCACGTTTTCACGAATCCTTCTGGCGAGATTGCTTCAACAGAGCCAGCCTCTGAATCTGCTCAGACTTCTGACCTTGCGCCCGCCCCTGCTTCTCAACCAGAAGTCGAACTTCCCCTCGAATCTGAGCTTGCTAAGGAAGCAGAACCCATTCAGAAGCCAGAGCCTGTTAaagagccagagccggcCGCAGAGCCTGAGACTTTTTTCTCTGAACCTGTTGAACCTATCGAAGTACCCGAGCCAGTTCAAAAGCCTGAGACTGCTACATCGCCTGAACCTGTTAGAGAACCCGAGCCAGTTCAGGAGCCTGAGGTTGCTATAACGCCTGAACCTGTTGAAGAACCCGAACCAGTCCAGGTGCCTGAGGCTGTTACAGCGCCTGAGTCTGCGATCGAACCCGAGCCGCTAGCTACAGTCGAGCCCGCGATGGGAGCTGAACACACCATGGAGCCGGCACAAGAAGTCACTCCGCCTGCATCGAAACCCCAATCCCCTGCACCAGCAACTGCTTCACCGTCCTACAAGTCGGCTTCACCTATGCAACGCGCAGTTTCGCCTGCTGCGATAAGTGTCGCCGACACCGTCGACGCGCCACACGCTTTCCCTCCCCCGCCTGCTGCTCctacaccaccaccagcatctcctAAGACACAGGATGTTCCACCGTTGAAAGATGCATCATATCCCACTCCAAGAGCGGCACCACCAACGCCGCCTAGTGCCTCTCCTCAGTACAACTCATCGTACCCTACAGACCAGGCTTACTCACCGCGGCAAAAGTCATCACCGTCGCATAACACTCGCAAGCCCTCCTCGCCTATTCCCAAAATCAGCAGTCCTCTGGCACATGCTTACACCTCTCCGGTGATGTCTCCACATACTACGTCTGTTCCGCCAATgcctccttcttttcctccatcTGTCTCCCACAGTTACGCCACTGCTTATCAGTCGCCCGCTATGAGCACTGCTGGGTACTTTCCTCCTCAGTACGGCTACTATCAACCAACTTCGCATCCACACCATACTCCCCGAGGACCCATGGCCCCAAATGGTCCGTACCCAGGTTTGAGAGATCCGGGCTATCCCAACGAGCATGATCGCTCCGGACGAGGAGGGCCTATGGTACCTcctgatcaagaagatgcaCGGGAGCTTCTAGATAGAATTCAGGACGCGATCCCGGATATTAACCGCCTTCTCGGATCGTACAAGCATACAAAGACCAAACTTCAGTCCCGAGAAGCCGAGTTTAAGCAAATGGAGAGCCAACACAAACAAGCGTTGATGCATAAGGATTTCTTCATCGAGgcgctccagaaccagcTGCGGAAGACTGCGAACGAAAGTGCTGAGGAAGCCACAAAGCTGAAAAACATGATCAACGAATTGCGAATGGAGCTTGGCAacatggaggagaagcggaAGGATATGGAGGAAAAGCTCGCTGACTCCGaagcctccatttcctctctggaggaaaagaaaaccGGACTCGAAGAGCAGATCAAAAAGCTGAACGAGCAaattgaggaagaacgcGTAGCCCATAGCCAGGAATTGGACAGGCAACGAGCAGAGATggaagcagaaaaagaagaagctctCAAGACGCAGAAGCAAGAGCTAACTGAACTCTTTgaggagatcaaggctgaagacgagaaagcagcggcagaggCTTTGGCGGCTCGTGAAGCTGAATTGCTCGAGCAACAAGAGGCAATGAAGATCGAGTACGaacagcagaaacagcagaTGCAAAACTCGCATGATACCCTGCAGGCCGAGTTCGACACTAAGCTGGCGGAACTTGCAACTACCCAGGGTGATCTTGAGAAGAAGCACCAGGAATTGGAAGACACTCGACATGCGCACGTTGAGCAGGTTGAATCACTTGAGAACCAGCACCAAGAGAAAATTACCGAGATGGAACGAGCTTGGactgaggagaagacggGCCTGGAGACTCAGCTTTCTGAGAAATCCGAAGAGCTTGCCAACAGCGAGCGAGAGAACAAACGACTAGAGGAggatctcctttccaagGAGAAACAACTCCAGCTTTCGGTGGACAACATGCGTCTTACTATTAACAATTTGGACAACGACTGCGACAGATTGAGGAAAACTCTCCACAGTCTTGGAGAAGCCACTGACCTCAAGAACACAAAAGGCGATACATTCTT TCTGGACTGCTTCGGCCAACTTCAACGTCTCATCGTGACGCTCTCTAAGGAACACTTTTCGTATCTACCAATTGACCCTCCTCAAGAGGTCCTTTCCAAGCTCCCGCCAGAGCTTCCTTCGTTCCTTGACAACACCCCAGCGTCTCGCGAACTCCGCTCCGCTTACGTCCAGCACGTCGTTTCCAAAATCCTAACCTACCGCATCTTCCACCCCTTTCTCTTCACTCTCGGGCGCCGCTACGACAAAGCAgacatcctcttccagatgCTCTCAATGGACATTCGCCGCAAGTCCGTTCGTCGCGAAGCTTTCTGGCGCCAGCAAACCCTCAAAGCAGCCTACACCACCTCTGACGCAAAGGAGTCCATCAACGTTGTCGCCGCCGTGATCGTGGACgagatcagcaacagcctcaagCACTTTGCTGACCCGCGCCGTATGGATGGCCTTCTCACAAGCATCCGCAAAATTGTCAAACTTGCCGCCGAAACATGGCGACACGCACGAGTCGAGCGCGAACTCATCATCGCTGCCCTTCCAGCCCCCGAAGACGGCAGTGTCCCCGGTGAGGACTGGGAAGAGTACGGCGTTCCCAAAGAGAATTCCTCGGGTCGAACCTCTCCGAAGACAGCAGATTTTGCCCGCCATGTGGTCTTGCGTCCCTTCCCTCGCATTATCCGCGAAGCAGCCCACGAGGACTTTTTAGGTGACGAGGGCAAGGCGAGCCCGTGTACGTACTCTCGTGGCTCCGTCCTGTACTCTGACTCGCCAATTATTCTTGCAAGACTCCAGGAATTGGCGGGAAAGACTACAGATGCACCTGTGCGAAGAGAGGATTCGCCTCCGGCGACAGGGAGACTCTCGCGAGCATCGACTTATTATGAACCCCCTTCGCCTCGGATACCGTATGCCCAGGATACCCTTATTGAGGGTGCAACAGGACCTAACTTTGGAACCGCTTAG
- a CDS encoding uncharacterized protein (transcript_id=CADANIAT00008054), translating to MFYTIPEYSRRSWLFMTAVTNQLIPLPRNASFEILAATRNSQSPSAQSLSRLSSNIKLVEVNLDDPAAIFHNAHRAEQIPIWGVFSVQTSVDRGGEAKSPNNPTRIPHFIHKHNIEHHLIQQAKVNDMQWLILRPTAFYENLVPRFFGIIFATCFKMALKGKPLQLVATSGIGYFAAEGFLNPKKYAGRGLSLAGDELTYDQFVEIFEQKTEQTIPSTFRPLCSLLLTLIKDMGYMFKWFMTKGTGRILLS from the exons ATGTTCTATACTATTCCTGAGTATAGTCGACGCTCATGGCTTTTTATGACTGCCGTGACTAATCAGTTAATCCCGCTCCCTAGGAACGCTTCCTTTGAGATCCTTGCCGCCACCCGCAACTCGCAATCGCCCTCGGCCCAGAGTCTCTCTAGGCTATCGTCAAACATCAAACTGGTGGAAGTAAATCTGGACGACCCAGCAGCAATATTTCATAACGCACACCGCGCTGAACAGATACCCATTTGGGGTGTCTTCAGTGTCCAG ACCTCCGTTGATAGAGGCGGCGAGGCAAAGTCGCCTAACAACCCTACCCGCATCCCGCACTTTATTCACAAGCATAACATCGAGCACCACCTCATACAGCAGGCCAAGGTGAATGATATGCAGTGGCTCATCCTCCGCCCTACCGCGTTCTACGAAAACCTTGTCCCCCGCTTCTTTGGCATAATCTTTGCGACCTGCTTCAAGATGGCGCTGAAGGGAAAGCCTCTACAGCTAGTGGCTACCAGCGGCATTGGATACTTTGCTGCTGAGGGGTTTCTGAACCCCAAGAAATACGCGGGTAGGGGGCTGTCTCTCGCGGGTGACGAGTTGACCTATGATCAGTTTGTGGAGATTTTTGAGCAAAAGACCGAGCAGACGATTCCATCGACATTTCGGCCGCTCTGCTCACTTTTGCTGACTCTGATAAAGGATATGGGCTATATGTTCAAGTGGTTTATGACGAAGGGTACGGGGCGGATATTGCTAAGTTGA